A stretch of Salvelinus alpinus chromosome 4, SLU_Salpinus.1, whole genome shotgun sequence DNA encodes these proteins:
- the LOC139573689 gene encoding GA-binding protein subunit beta-1-like isoform X4, giving the protein MSLVDLGKRLLEAARAGLDDDVRTLMVNGAPFTTDWLGTSPLHLAAQYGHHSTAEVLLRAGVSRDARTKVDRTPLHMAATEGHSNIVELLVSSGADINAKDMLKMTALHWAAQHGHREVAELLLKYGADVHSLSKFDKTPFDIAMDTSNTELMILLQDGMQNQVNMNPEPQFIISSAGVVNLSDLVNTTAKSGESVSTTSVLATLAALAEASGPMGNNAGKSEDAIAADSVDSAIQHVVGDGGQRVITLVTDQHGNLQPAGIGQQFFVTMQGQQMVAVPAGQITEEVVEQEPYPSPARKRRIEPAAILTRPKEKKAKSGDSSREQLQKQLQEANRKAQEYRTQLLQKEQEAEQYRLRLEEAIEQQQSNNTSNATGSTSTGVQEVEEEVVQIEKQCETEERVVEEDKVEGEEDVPFPEDTILVKVEEELDSGEGEQITVDETEETEKASTKVTTIPKRGRGRGRGRGRRR; this is encoded by the exons ATGTCACTGGTTGACCTGGGGAAGCGGCTGCTGGAGGCTGCGCGGGCAGGGCTGGATGATGATGTCAGGACCCTCATGGTCAATGGAGCTCCCTTCACCACTGATTGG CTGGGGACATCCCCGCTCCATCTAGCGGCTCAGTACGGACACCACTCCACTGCTGAGGTGCTTCTTCGAGCAGGCGTTAGCAGGGATGCCCGGACCAAAGTGGACAGGACCCCACTCCACATGGCGGCCACGGAGGGCCACTCCAATATAGTGGAGCTGCTAGTCAGT AGCGGAGCGGACATCAACGCTAAGGACATGCTGAAGATGACAGCCCTGCACTGGGCGGCCCAGCACGGTCACAGAGAGGTGGCAGAGCTGCTGCTCAAATATGGAGCAGACGTCCACTCCCTCAGCAAGTTTGACAAGACGCCCTTTGACATCGCCATGGACACCAGCAATACTGAGCTCATGATACTGTTACAG GATGGCATGCAGAACCAAGTGAACATGAACCCAGAGCCCCAGTTCATCATCTCCTCTGCTGGGGTCGTGAACCTCTCTGACCTCGTCAACACCACCGCCAAGTCAG GAGaatctgtctctaccacctcagTCCTGGCAACACTGGCAGCCCTGGCAGAAGCCTCCGGTCCCATGGGTAACAATGCAG GCAAATCTGAGGATGCGATCGCTGCAGATTCTGTGGACTCGGCCATTCAGCATGTAGTGGGCGATGGAGGTCAGAGGGTCATCACCCTAGTGACGGACCAACACGGCAACCTGCAGCCAGCAGGAATTGGACAGCAGTTCTTTGTCACTATGCAGGGGCAGCAAA TGGTGGCAGTCCCGGCTGGTCAGATCACAGAGGAGGTGGTGGAACAGGAGCCTTATCCCTCTCCGGCACGCAAGAGGAGAATAGAGCCTGCAGCCATCCTAACCAGACCCAAAGAAAAG AAAGCGAAGTCAGGGGACAGCAGTCGGGAGCAGCTCCAGAAGCAGTTGCAGGAGGCCAACCGGAAGGCCCAGGAGTACCGCACACAGCTCCTACAGAAGGAGCAGGAAGCTGAGCAGTACCGCCTCCGACTAGAGGAGGCCATAGAGCAACAACAGAGCAACAATACCAGCAATGCTACTGGTTCTACCAGCACAGGtgtccaggaggtagaggaggaggtggtccaAATAGAAAAACAATGtgaaacagaggagagagttGTAGAGGAAGACAAagtggaaggggaggaggacGTCCCATTTCCGGAAGACACCATTCTGGTTAAAGTGGAGGAGGAACTGGATTCAGGGGAGGGAGAACAGATAACAGTGGATGAGACCGAGGAAACGGAGAAGGCTTCAACTAAGGTCACAACAATCCCCAaacgggggagagggaggggacgaGGACGTGGAAGGAGGCGGTAG
- the LOC139573689 gene encoding GA-binding protein subunit beta-1-like isoform X3, with translation MSLVDLGKRLLEAARAGLDDDVRTLMVNGAPFTTDWLGTSPLHLAAQYGHHSTAEVLLRAGVSRDARTKVDRTPLHMAATEGHSNIVELLVSQSGADINAKDMLKMTALHWAAQHGHREVAELLLKYGADVHSLSKFDKTPFDIAMDTSNTELMILLQDGMQNQVNMNPEPQFIISSAGVVNLSDLVNTTAKSGESVSTTSVLATLAALAEASGPMGNNAGKSEDAIAADSVDSAIQHVVGDGGQRVITLVTDQHGNLQPAGIGQQFFVTMQGQQMVAVPAGQITEEVVEQEPYPSPARKRRIEPAAILTRPKEKKAKSGDSSREQLQKQLQEANRKAQEYRTQLLQKEQEAEQYRLRLEEAIEQQQSNNTSNATGSTSTGVQEVEEEVVQIEKQCETEERVVEEDKVEGEEDVPFPEDTILVKVEEELDSGEGEQITVDETEETEKASTKVTTIPKRGRGRGRGRGRRR, from the exons ATGTCACTGGTTGACCTGGGGAAGCGGCTGCTGGAGGCTGCGCGGGCAGGGCTGGATGATGATGTCAGGACCCTCATGGTCAATGGAGCTCCCTTCACCACTGATTGG CTGGGGACATCCCCGCTCCATCTAGCGGCTCAGTACGGACACCACTCCACTGCTGAGGTGCTTCTTCGAGCAGGCGTTAGCAGGGATGCCCGGACCAAAGTGGACAGGACCCCACTCCACATGGCGGCCACGGAGGGCCACTCCAATATAGTGGAGCTGCTAGTCAGT CAGAGCGGAGCGGACATCAACGCTAAGGACATGCTGAAGATGACAGCCCTGCACTGGGCGGCCCAGCACGGTCACAGAGAGGTGGCAGAGCTGCTGCTCAAATATGGAGCAGACGTCCACTCCCTCAGCAAGTTTGACAAGACGCCCTTTGACATCGCCATGGACACCAGCAATACTGAGCTCATGATACTGTTACAG GATGGCATGCAGAACCAAGTGAACATGAACCCAGAGCCCCAGTTCATCATCTCCTCTGCTGGGGTCGTGAACCTCTCTGACCTCGTCAACACCACCGCCAAGTCAG GAGaatctgtctctaccacctcagTCCTGGCAACACTGGCAGCCCTGGCAGAAGCCTCCGGTCCCATGGGTAACAATGCAG GCAAATCTGAGGATGCGATCGCTGCAGATTCTGTGGACTCGGCCATTCAGCATGTAGTGGGCGATGGAGGTCAGAGGGTCATCACCCTAGTGACGGACCAACACGGCAACCTGCAGCCAGCAGGAATTGGACAGCAGTTCTTTGTCACTATGCAGGGGCAGCAAA TGGTGGCAGTCCCGGCTGGTCAGATCACAGAGGAGGTGGTGGAACAGGAGCCTTATCCCTCTCCGGCACGCAAGAGGAGAATAGAGCCTGCAGCCATCCTAACCAGACCCAAAGAAAAG AAAGCGAAGTCAGGGGACAGCAGTCGGGAGCAGCTCCAGAAGCAGTTGCAGGAGGCCAACCGGAAGGCCCAGGAGTACCGCACACAGCTCCTACAGAAGGAGCAGGAAGCTGAGCAGTACCGCCTCCGACTAGAGGAGGCCATAGAGCAACAACAGAGCAACAATACCAGCAATGCTACTGGTTCTACCAGCACAGGtgtccaggaggtagaggaggaggtggtccaAATAGAAAAACAATGtgaaacagaggagagagttGTAGAGGAAGACAAagtggaaggggaggaggacGTCCCATTTCCGGAAGACACCATTCTGGTTAAAGTGGAGGAGGAACTGGATTCAGGGGAGGGAGAACAGATAACAGTGGATGAGACCGAGGAAACGGAGAAGGCTTCAACTAAGGTCACAACAATCCCCAaacgggggagagggaggggacgaGGACGTGGAAGGAGGCGGTAG
- the LOC139573689 gene encoding GA-binding protein subunit beta-1-like isoform X1 encodes MSLVDLGKRLLEAARAGLDDDVRTLMVNGAPFTTDWLGTSPLHLAAQYGHHSTAEVLLRAGVSRDARTKVDRTPLHMAATEGHSNIVELLVSQSGADINAKDMLKMTALHWAAQHGHREVAELLLKYGADVHSLSKFDKTPFDIAMDTSNTELMILLQDGMQNQVNMNPEPQFIISSAGVVNLSDLVNTTAKSGMGNWSTGYRESVSTTSVLATLAALAEASGPMGNNAGKSEDAIAADSVDSAIQHVVGDGGQRVITLVTDQHGNLQPAGIGQQFFVTMQGQQMVAVPAGQITEEVVEQEPYPSPARKRRIEPAAILTRPKEKKAKSGDSSREQLQKQLQEANRKAQEYRTQLLQKEQEAEQYRLRLEEAIEQQQSNNTSNATGSTSTGVQEVEEEVVQIEKQCETEERVVEEDKVEGEEDVPFPEDTILVKVEEELDSGEGEQITVDETEETEKASTKVTTIPKRGRGRGRGRGRRR; translated from the exons ATGTCACTGGTTGACCTGGGGAAGCGGCTGCTGGAGGCTGCGCGGGCAGGGCTGGATGATGATGTCAGGACCCTCATGGTCAATGGAGCTCCCTTCACCACTGATTGG CTGGGGACATCCCCGCTCCATCTAGCGGCTCAGTACGGACACCACTCCACTGCTGAGGTGCTTCTTCGAGCAGGCGTTAGCAGGGATGCCCGGACCAAAGTGGACAGGACCCCACTCCACATGGCGGCCACGGAGGGCCACTCCAATATAGTGGAGCTGCTAGTCAGT CAGAGCGGAGCGGACATCAACGCTAAGGACATGCTGAAGATGACAGCCCTGCACTGGGCGGCCCAGCACGGTCACAGAGAGGTGGCAGAGCTGCTGCTCAAATATGGAGCAGACGTCCACTCCCTCAGCAAGTTTGACAAGACGCCCTTTGACATCGCCATGGACACCAGCAATACTGAGCTCATGATACTGTTACAG GATGGCATGCAGAACCAAGTGAACATGAACCCAGAGCCCCAGTTCATCATCTCCTCTGCTGGGGTCGTGAACCTCTCTGACCTCGTCAACACCACCGCCAAGTCAGGTATGGGCAACTGGAGCACAGgttaca GAGaatctgtctctaccacctcagTCCTGGCAACACTGGCAGCCCTGGCAGAAGCCTCCGGTCCCATGGGTAACAATGCAG GCAAATCTGAGGATGCGATCGCTGCAGATTCTGTGGACTCGGCCATTCAGCATGTAGTGGGCGATGGAGGTCAGAGGGTCATCACCCTAGTGACGGACCAACACGGCAACCTGCAGCCAGCAGGAATTGGACAGCAGTTCTTTGTCACTATGCAGGGGCAGCAAA TGGTGGCAGTCCCGGCTGGTCAGATCACAGAGGAGGTGGTGGAACAGGAGCCTTATCCCTCTCCGGCACGCAAGAGGAGAATAGAGCCTGCAGCCATCCTAACCAGACCCAAAGAAAAG AAAGCGAAGTCAGGGGACAGCAGTCGGGAGCAGCTCCAGAAGCAGTTGCAGGAGGCCAACCGGAAGGCCCAGGAGTACCGCACACAGCTCCTACAGAAGGAGCAGGAAGCTGAGCAGTACCGCCTCCGACTAGAGGAGGCCATAGAGCAACAACAGAGCAACAATACCAGCAATGCTACTGGTTCTACCAGCACAGGtgtccaggaggtagaggaggaggtggtccaAATAGAAAAACAATGtgaaacagaggagagagttGTAGAGGAAGACAAagtggaaggggaggaggacGTCCCATTTCCGGAAGACACCATTCTGGTTAAAGTGGAGGAGGAACTGGATTCAGGGGAGGGAGAACAGATAACAGTGGATGAGACCGAGGAAACGGAGAAGGCTTCAACTAAGGTCACAACAATCCCCAaacgggggagagggaggggacgaGGACGTGGAAGGAGGCGGTAG
- the LOC139573689 gene encoding GA-binding protein subunit beta-1-like isoform X2 codes for MSLVDLGKRLLEAARAGLDDDVRTLMVNGAPFTTDWLGTSPLHLAAQYGHHSTAEVLLRAGVSRDARTKVDRTPLHMAATEGHSNIVELLVSSGADINAKDMLKMTALHWAAQHGHREVAELLLKYGADVHSLSKFDKTPFDIAMDTSNTELMILLQDGMQNQVNMNPEPQFIISSAGVVNLSDLVNTTAKSGMGNWSTGYRESVSTTSVLATLAALAEASGPMGNNAGKSEDAIAADSVDSAIQHVVGDGGQRVITLVTDQHGNLQPAGIGQQFFVTMQGQQMVAVPAGQITEEVVEQEPYPSPARKRRIEPAAILTRPKEKKAKSGDSSREQLQKQLQEANRKAQEYRTQLLQKEQEAEQYRLRLEEAIEQQQSNNTSNATGSTSTGVQEVEEEVVQIEKQCETEERVVEEDKVEGEEDVPFPEDTILVKVEEELDSGEGEQITVDETEETEKASTKVTTIPKRGRGRGRGRGRRR; via the exons ATGTCACTGGTTGACCTGGGGAAGCGGCTGCTGGAGGCTGCGCGGGCAGGGCTGGATGATGATGTCAGGACCCTCATGGTCAATGGAGCTCCCTTCACCACTGATTGG CTGGGGACATCCCCGCTCCATCTAGCGGCTCAGTACGGACACCACTCCACTGCTGAGGTGCTTCTTCGAGCAGGCGTTAGCAGGGATGCCCGGACCAAAGTGGACAGGACCCCACTCCACATGGCGGCCACGGAGGGCCACTCCAATATAGTGGAGCTGCTAGTCAGT AGCGGAGCGGACATCAACGCTAAGGACATGCTGAAGATGACAGCCCTGCACTGGGCGGCCCAGCACGGTCACAGAGAGGTGGCAGAGCTGCTGCTCAAATATGGAGCAGACGTCCACTCCCTCAGCAAGTTTGACAAGACGCCCTTTGACATCGCCATGGACACCAGCAATACTGAGCTCATGATACTGTTACAG GATGGCATGCAGAACCAAGTGAACATGAACCCAGAGCCCCAGTTCATCATCTCCTCTGCTGGGGTCGTGAACCTCTCTGACCTCGTCAACACCACCGCCAAGTCAGGTATGGGCAACTGGAGCACAGgttaca GAGaatctgtctctaccacctcagTCCTGGCAACACTGGCAGCCCTGGCAGAAGCCTCCGGTCCCATGGGTAACAATGCAG GCAAATCTGAGGATGCGATCGCTGCAGATTCTGTGGACTCGGCCATTCAGCATGTAGTGGGCGATGGAGGTCAGAGGGTCATCACCCTAGTGACGGACCAACACGGCAACCTGCAGCCAGCAGGAATTGGACAGCAGTTCTTTGTCACTATGCAGGGGCAGCAAA TGGTGGCAGTCCCGGCTGGTCAGATCACAGAGGAGGTGGTGGAACAGGAGCCTTATCCCTCTCCGGCACGCAAGAGGAGAATAGAGCCTGCAGCCATCCTAACCAGACCCAAAGAAAAG AAAGCGAAGTCAGGGGACAGCAGTCGGGAGCAGCTCCAGAAGCAGTTGCAGGAGGCCAACCGGAAGGCCCAGGAGTACCGCACACAGCTCCTACAGAAGGAGCAGGAAGCTGAGCAGTACCGCCTCCGACTAGAGGAGGCCATAGAGCAACAACAGAGCAACAATACCAGCAATGCTACTGGTTCTACCAGCACAGGtgtccaggaggtagaggaggaggtggtccaAATAGAAAAACAATGtgaaacagaggagagagttGTAGAGGAAGACAAagtggaaggggaggaggacGTCCCATTTCCGGAAGACACCATTCTGGTTAAAGTGGAGGAGGAACTGGATTCAGGGGAGGGAGAACAGATAACAGTGGATGAGACCGAGGAAACGGAGAAGGCTTCAACTAAGGTCACAACAATCCCCAaacgggggagagggaggggacgaGGACGTGGAAGGAGGCGGTAG